In the genome of Telluria mixta, the window TGCTGGCCCGGCGTGACGCCTTTCGGGATGTTCACGCTGAGGGTCTTGTCCTGCATGGTCGTGCGTCCCTGCGCATCGTGTTGCGGGACGCGCAGGCTGATCGTACGCGTGGCGCCCTGGTAGGCGTCGCGCAAATCGACGGTGATCGCGGCGTGGATGTCCTCGCCGGGCATCTGGAACCCGCCGCCACCGGCATGCGCGCCGCCCGCACCCGCACCCGCACGTGAGCGCCGGCCCACGTGGGCGAACAGGTCGTTGAAGAAATCGTCCGCGCCGGCACCGCCGAAATCGAACTGCGTGCCCCAGTCCGGCGGCGGCTGGAAGCCCTGGCCCGGGCGGTGTCCGCGGCCCAGTTCGTCGTAGGCGGCGCGCTTTTCGGCGTCGCCCAGCACGTCGTAGGCTTCGTTGATTTCCTTGGTTTTCGCGTCCGCGTCCTTGTGCTTGCTGACGTCGGGGTGGTACTGCCGCACCAGTTTGCGGTAAGCCTTCTTGATGTCGTCCTGGGTCGCGGTCTTCTCGACACCAAGCGTCTGGTAATAGTCCTTGTATTCCACGAGCTTGCTCCTGGATCGGTGGGATGGTTGGTTGACCGGTATGTTGTGGCGGGGGGCTTGCTTTTCAATTACTACCCATTTGGTCCGGCCCCGGAAACCATGAGCTTGTCTCCCGACGCCATGGTGTGCCGCTTGAGGCATCCGATGCTGCCCGTCAAGATGAACCCAGCAGCAATCACTCAAACAAGGAGACAGACCATGCACCGCACCTTCCTGCTCGCCGCCACGATATTGTCAGCAGCAACCGCCTCCGCCCAGACGAACTTCGCCGGCACCTACAACGGCGCCGGCACGTCCGGCGGTTCGTGTTCGATGA includes:
- a CDS encoding DnaJ C-terminal domain-containing protein, with the protein product MEYKDYYQTLGVEKTATQDDIKKAYRKLVRQYHPDVSKHKDADAKTKEINEAYDVLGDAEKRAAYDELGRGHRPGQGFQPPPDWGTQFDFGGAGADDFFNDLFAHVGRRSRAGAGAGGAHAGGGGFQMPGEDIHAAITVDLRDAYQGATRTISLRVPQHDAQGRTTMQDKTLSVNIPKGVTPGQQLRMRGQGHPGFGGGPAGDLYLEIQLNPDPRYRVEGTHVYQDVPVAPWEAALGASISVSTPSGTVEVTVPPGSQSGRKLRLKGRGIPAKTPGDLYLMLNVVLPPATSDRARELYEAMARDLAFNPRERIGA